In the genome of Terribacillus sp. FSL K6-0262, one region contains:
- a CDS encoding GNAT family N-acetyltransferase gives MSSVISLFIEEDEAQFRKFATLPEEQGKRYGSMLLKFILGKCQNIGVSRVWCNARQDKAYFYHKFGLKETSRFLVKGGLKFPIMEKMI, from the coding sequence ATTAGTTCCGTCATCTCTCTATTCATTGAGGAAGATGAAGCCCAATTCAGGAAGTTTGCCACGCTGCCGGAAGAACAGGGCAAGCGATACGGCAGTATGCTGTTGAAATTCATATTAGGGAAATGCCAAAACATCGGTGTCAGCAGAGTATGGTGCAACGCGCGTCAGGATAAAGCATATTTCTATCATAAGTTCGGCTTAAAAGAGACAAGCCGTTTCCTTGTAAAAGGTGGATTAAAGTTTCCGATAATGGAGAAAATGATTTAA